A window of Betaproteobacteria bacterium contains these coding sequences:
- a CDS encoding Uma2 family endonuclease, giving the protein MGALDTFPRRKLSVADFHRMGEAGILGEDDRIELIDGEMMQMAPIGVVHASKVNRLNRMLLRAVGNAANVSVQNPIALPPRDEPQPDIALLKPRADDYMGGLPSATDVLLVVEVADTTLRYDRDIKVPLYSRHGIAEVWLVDLQSESVIVHRQPGPEGYRDVSTDTSGAVISPLSAPSVRLDLAELWRI; this is encoded by the coding sequence ATGGGAGCACTGGACACCTTTCCGCGCCGCAAGCTTTCGGTAGCCGATTTTCATCGGATGGGGGAGGCCGGCATCCTGGGAGAGGACGACCGGATCGAACTGATCGACGGGGAGATGATGCAGATGGCTCCAATTGGTGTCGTGCATGCTTCGAAGGTCAATCGGCTGAACAGGATGCTATTGCGCGCTGTCGGTAACGCAGCGAACGTGTCGGTCCAGAATCCGATCGCACTGCCGCCGCGCGACGAACCTCAACCCGATATCGCCTTGCTCAAGCCGCGTGCTGACGACTATATGGGGGGCTTGCCATCGGCCACCGACGTACTGCTCGTCGTCGAAGTCGCCGACACCACTCTGCGTTACGACCGCGACATCAAGGTTCCACTCTACTCGCGCCACGGCATTGCCGAAGTCTGGCTCGTCGACCTGCAAAGCGAGTCCGTGATCGTGCACCGGCAACCCGGCCCCGAGGGCTATCGGGATGTGTCCACCGACACCTCCGGCGCCGTGATCTCGCCGCTGTCGGCTCCGAGCGTCCGGCTCGATCTCGCCGAGCTATGGCGCATCTGA
- a CDS encoding electron transfer flavoprotein subunit alpha/FixB family protein has protein sequence MSILVIAEHDGARLKPGFLNTLGAARKIGGDIHVLVAGHQAGDAAAAAAKAESVAKVLHADAALYASPTAENLSALIVPLAKNYSHVLAAATGFGKNFMPRVAALLDVAQISDISDVLSPDSFVRPIYAGNALATVQSNDSVKVITVRSTAFDPVADSGGSGAVETIPVGPDTGLTTVQGQELTKSARPELTAARIIVSGGRGMGSGENFKILEALADKLNAAVGASRAAVDSGFVPNDYQVGQTGKIVAPELYVAVGISGAIQHLAGMKDSKVIVAINKDPEAPIFQVANYWIVDDLFKVVPELTEKLG, from the coding sequence ATGAGCATCCTCGTCATTGCAGAACACGACGGCGCCCGGCTCAAGCCGGGATTCCTCAACACCCTCGGCGCCGCGCGCAAGATCGGCGGCGACATCCACGTCCTGGTCGCGGGCCACCAGGCGGGCGATGCGGCTGCAGCCGCCGCCAAGGCCGAAAGCGTGGCCAAGGTGCTGCACGCCGATGCGGCGCTCTATGCCAGCCCGACCGCCGAGAACCTGAGCGCGTTGATCGTCCCGCTCGCCAAGAATTACAGCCACGTGCTGGCTGCGGCCACGGGGTTCGGCAAGAACTTCATGCCGCGCGTTGCCGCGCTGCTCGACGTCGCGCAAATCTCCGACATCAGCGACGTGCTCTCGCCCGACTCGTTCGTGCGCCCGATCTATGCGGGCAATGCGCTCGCAACCGTGCAGTCGAACGACTCGGTCAAGGTCATCACCGTGCGTAGCACCGCGTTCGATCCCGTCGCCGACAGCGGTGGCAGCGGCGCGGTGGAGACGATTCCGGTCGGGCCCGACACCGGGCTTACCACCGTCCAGGGCCAGGAGCTCACCAAGTCGGCCCGCCCGGAGCTCACCGCCGCGCGCATCATCGTCTCGGGCGGACGCGGCATGGGCAGCGGCGAGAACTTCAAGATTCTCGAAGCGCTGGCCGACAAGCTGAACGCCGCCGTCGGCGCATCGCGCGCCGCAGTCGATTCCGGCTTCGTGCCCAACGACTACCAGGTCGGTCAGACCGGCAAGATCGTCGCCCCCGAGCTCTACGTCGCGGTAGGAATTTCGGGCGCCATCCAGCACCTGGCCGGGATGAAGGACAGCAAGGTCATCGTGGCGATCAACAAGGATCCCGAGGCGCCGATCTTCCAGGTCGCCAACTACTGGATCGTCGACGATCTCTTCAAGGTCGTGCCCGAGCTCACTGAGAAACTGGGCTGA
- a CDS encoding ABC transporter ATP-binding protein: GEQQMLAMARILRTGAHLLLLDEITEGLAPVIVQTLAQVIRRLKERGFTIVLVEQNFRFAAPLADRHYVIEHGRVVERLAAGELETKAGMLHEYLGV, encoded by the coding sequence GGCGAGCAGCAAATGCTCGCCATGGCGCGGATCCTGCGTACGGGCGCCCATTTGCTGCTGCTCGACGAGATCACCGAAGGGCTCGCGCCGGTGATCGTGCAAACGCTGGCACAGGTCATCCGGCGACTCAAGGAGCGCGGCTTCACGATCGTGCTGGTGGAGCAGAACTTCCGTTTCGCCGCGCCGCTCGCCGACCGCCACTACGTGATCGAGCACGGGCGCGTCGTCGAGCGTTTGGCGGCCGGCGAGCTCGAAACGAAAGCCGGCATGCTGCACGAATACCTGGGAGTATGA
- a CDS encoding branched-chain amino acid ABC transporter permease — MNRASGQVDRNTFSTGVSWRGFVVMAAIFAAAPFVFYPVFLMKALCFALFACAFNLLIGFGGLLSFGHAMFLGTAGYVCAHAAKEWGVTPELAILLGTGASTLLGWLAGLLAIRRQGIYFAMITLALAQMLYFFYIQTPFTHGEDGIQAVPRGRLFGLIDLSTPLTMYYFVLAIFLGGFLLIGRVIHSPFGQVLKSIRENEQRAISLGYRADRYKLVAFVLSAALSGLAGATKALVFQLASLTDVHWTMSGEVVLMTLLGGMGTVFGPVVGAFLVITMESYLAELGAWVTIVQGAVFVVCVLAFRRGIVGELAARWSKRRT, encoded by the coding sequence ATGAATCGGGCGAGCGGACAAGTGGATCGCAATACCTTCTCGACAGGGGTGAGCTGGCGCGGGTTCGTGGTCATGGCGGCGATCTTTGCGGCTGCGCCCTTCGTGTTCTATCCCGTGTTCCTGATGAAGGCGCTGTGCTTCGCGCTGTTCGCGTGCGCCTTCAACCTGCTGATCGGCTTCGGCGGCCTGCTCTCGTTCGGCCATGCCATGTTCCTCGGCACCGCCGGCTACGTGTGCGCGCACGCGGCCAAGGAATGGGGTGTGACGCCGGAGCTCGCCATCCTGCTCGGCACCGGCGCTTCCACGTTGCTCGGCTGGCTGGCGGGGTTGCTCGCGATCCGCCGCCAGGGCATCTACTTCGCAATGATCACGCTGGCCCTGGCGCAGATGCTCTATTTCTTCTACATCCAGACGCCGTTCACCCACGGCGAGGACGGCATCCAGGCCGTGCCGCGCGGCCGGCTGTTCGGGCTGATCGATCTTTCGACGCCGCTGACGATGTACTACTTCGTGCTCGCCATCTTTCTCGGCGGCTTCCTGCTGATCGGGCGGGTGATCCATTCGCCGTTCGGCCAGGTGCTGAAGTCGATTCGCGAAAACGAGCAGCGCGCGATTTCCCTCGGCTACCGGGCCGATCGCTACAAGCTGGTCGCGTTCGTCTTGTCTGCGGCTCTGTCCGGGCTCGCGGGGGCGACCAAGGCGCTGGTGTTCCAGCTCGCCTCGCTCACCGACGTGCATTGGACCATGTCGGGCGAGGTGGTGCTGATGACGCTGCTCGGCGGCATGGGTACGGTATTCGGGCCGGTCGTCGGCGCCTTTCTCGTCATCACCATGGAAAGCTACCTGGCCGAGCTGGGCGCCTGGGTGACGATCGTGCAGGGCGCCGTGTTCGTCGTCTGCGTGCTCGCTTTCCGCCGTGGCATTGTCGGCGAGCTGGCTGCGCGCTGGTCCAAACGCCGGACGTAG
- a CDS encoding branched-chain amino acid ABC transporter permease, with protein MGISTQALFGQLLIGLINGSFYALLSLGLAVIFGLLNIINFAHGAQYMLGAFCAWFLLSKWQLGYWWALLIVPLAVALTGIAVERLLLRHLYKLDHLYGLLLTFGLALIIQGVFRNEFGSSGLPYAMPAELTGGHNLGFMFLPTYRAWIIVASLAVCLGTWYVIERTKLGAYLRAATENAPLTQAFGVNVPRMILLTYGFGVGLAGFAGVLAAPIYQVSPQMGADLIIVVFAVVVIGGMGSIMGSIVTGFGLGIIEGLTKVFYPEASNTVIFIIMAIVLMLRPQGLFGQR; from the coding sequence ATGGGGATTTCCACCCAGGCGCTGTTCGGGCAGCTGCTGATCGGGCTCATCAACGGCTCGTTCTACGCCCTGCTCTCGCTCGGGCTGGCGGTAATCTTCGGCCTGCTCAACATCATCAACTTTGCTCACGGCGCCCAGTACATGCTGGGCGCCTTCTGCGCCTGGTTCCTGTTGAGCAAGTGGCAGCTGGGCTACTGGTGGGCGCTGCTGATCGTGCCGCTGGCGGTGGCGCTCACCGGGATCGCGGTCGAGCGCCTCCTGCTGCGCCACTTGTACAAGCTCGATCATCTGTACGGCCTGCTGCTGACCTTCGGGCTCGCGCTCATCATCCAGGGCGTGTTCCGCAACGAGTTCGGTTCCTCCGGGCTGCCGTACGCCATGCCGGCCGAGTTGACCGGCGGCCACAACCTGGGCTTCATGTTCCTGCCCACCTACCGCGCCTGGATCATCGTCGCCTCGCTCGCCGTCTGCCTCGGCACCTGGTATGTCATCGAGCGCACCAAACTGGGCGCGTACCTGCGCGCCGCGACCGAGAATGCGCCGCTGACACAAGCCTTCGGCGTCAACGTGCCGCGCATGATCCTGCTGACCTACGGCTTCGGCGTCGGCCTGGCCGGCTTCGCCGGCGTGCTGGCGGCGCCGATCTACCAGGTGAGCCCGCAGATGGGGGCCGATCTCATCATCGTCGTCTTTGCCGTGGTGGTGATCGGCGGCATGGGCTCGATCATGGGCTCGATCGTCACCGGCTTCGGGCTGGGCATCATCGAGGGCCTCACCAAGGTGTTCTATCCGGAAGCCTCGAACACGGTCATCTTCATCATCATGGCGATCGTGCTGATGCTGCGTCCGCAGGGCCTGTTCGGGCAGCGCTGA
- a CDS encoding AMP-binding protein: MAHLNPYQLGLERNPANYAPLTPLTLLDWSASTYPDHPCVIYGDRRYTWGETHARCRTLGSALLRRGIGPGDTVAAMLPNVPAMYELHFSVAMAGAVLNTLNTRLDADTIAFMLQHAEAKVLFTDREFSGTLAKALSTLSTRPLVIDVDDPAFDGGECLGEIEYEAFLAGGDGTGVRTAPEDEWDAISLNYTSGTTGNPKGVVYHHRGAYLNAVGNALVWNMPRHAVYLWTLPMFHCNGWCFTWTMAAVAGTNVCLRKVDAAPVFDAIDRHRVTHYCGAPIVHNLLINAPSSLRAGIDHTVHCLVAGAAPPAAVIEGMERMGFELTHVYGLTETYGPAAVCAKHDEWDALDLPQRAERNGRQGVRYPLEEGMCVMDPATMQPIPPDGETMGEIMFRGNITMKGYLKNEQATQAAFAGGWFHSGDLAVVQPDGYVKIKDRSKDVIISGGENISSLEVEDTLYRHPAVMTAAVVAMPDPKWGEVPCAFVELKEGAQADAAEIIAFCRDRMAHFKVPKAVVFGPLPKTSTGKIQKFVLRQQARSSQAIDT; this comes from the coding sequence ATGGCGCATCTGAATCCCTACCAGCTCGGACTGGAACGCAACCCGGCGAACTACGCGCCGCTCACCCCCCTCACGCTCCTCGACTGGTCGGCCTCGACCTATCCCGACCATCCGTGCGTCATATACGGCGACCGGCGATATACCTGGGGCGAGACCCATGCCCGCTGCCGCACGCTCGGGTCGGCGCTGCTGCGGCGGGGCATCGGGCCGGGCGATACAGTGGCGGCCATGCTGCCCAACGTGCCGGCGATGTACGAGCTGCACTTCAGCGTCGCCATGGCCGGTGCGGTGCTCAACACGCTCAACACCCGGCTCGATGCCGACACGATTGCCTTCATGCTGCAGCATGCCGAAGCCAAGGTGCTTTTCACCGACCGCGAATTCTCCGGGACACTTGCGAAAGCGCTCTCGACGCTTTCGACCAGACCGCTCGTGATCGACGTGGACGATCCTGCCTTCGACGGCGGCGAGTGCCTCGGGGAGATCGAATACGAAGCGTTTCTCGCCGGCGGCGACGGCACGGGCGTTCGCACCGCGCCCGAGGACGAGTGGGATGCGATCTCGCTCAACTACACGTCGGGGACGACCGGCAATCCCAAGGGGGTGGTGTACCACCATCGCGGCGCGTACCTGAACGCGGTCGGCAATGCGCTGGTGTGGAACATGCCGCGCCATGCCGTGTACCTGTGGACGCTGCCGATGTTCCACTGCAATGGCTGGTGCTTCACTTGGACCATGGCCGCGGTGGCCGGAACCAACGTGTGCTTGCGCAAGGTCGACGCGGCGCCCGTGTTCGATGCGATTGACCGTCACCGGGTCACGCACTATTGCGGCGCGCCGATCGTGCACAACCTGCTCATCAACGCGCCGTCGAGCCTGCGCGCCGGCATCGACCACACGGTGCATTGCCTGGTGGCGGGCGCGGCGCCGCCGGCGGCGGTGATCGAAGGCATGGAGCGCATGGGCTTCGAGCTCACGCACGTCTACGGCCTGACCGAGACCTACGGGCCCGCGGCAGTGTGCGCCAAGCACGACGAATGGGATGCGCTCGATCTGCCGCAGCGCGCGGAGCGCAATGGCCGCCAGGGCGTGCGCTACCCGCTCGAGGAGGGGATGTGCGTCATGGACCCGGCGACGATGCAGCCCATTCCGCCGGACGGCGAGACCATGGGCGAGATCATGTTTCGCGGCAACATCACGATGAAGGGGTATCTGAAGAACGAGCAGGCGACGCAGGCAGCGTTCGCCGGCGGCTGGTTCCACTCCGGCGATCTCGCGGTGGTACAGCCGGACGGCTACGTGAAGATCAAGGACCGCTCCAAGGACGTCATCATCTCCGGCGGCGAGAACATCTCCTCGCTCGAAGTCGAAGATACTCTGTATCGCCATCCTGCCGTCATGACCGCGGCTGTGGTCGCCATGCCGGATCCGAAGTGGGGCGAGGTACCGTGCGCGTTCGTGGAATTGAAAGAGGGCGCGCAAGCCGACGCCGCGGAGATCATCGCCTTCTGCCGCGACCGCATGGCGCACTTCAAGGTGCCCAAGGCGGTGGTGTTCGGGCCGCTGCCGAAGACCTCGACCGGCAAGATCCAGAAGTTCGTCCTGCGCCAGCAGGCGAGAAGCTCACAAGCCATCGACACCTGA
- a CDS encoding ABC transporter substrate-binding protein → MSKRKWGVGVAVALLALPAAAQMSGGVIKIGVLNDQSGTYADLTGQGSVVAARMAVEDFGAAKKGMKVEVVFADHLNKPDVGSQIARRWYDAEGVDAIFDVPTSSVALAVNQLTREKGKAFIVSGAASSDLTGKACSPNTIHWTYDTWALANGTANAIVKTGGNTWFFLTADYAFGHALERDVEAVVVKNGGKVLGRVRHPFPGTDFSSFLLQAQASKAKIIGLANAGGDTINSIKQAAEFGIVKGGQNLAGLLVFITDVHALGLNTAQGLIFTETFYWDMNEQTRAFTKRFAPQVRGIHPSMVHAGVYSGVLHYLKAVEALKSDDGTKVIAKMKEMPTDDPLFGKGSIRADGRKIHPAYLFEVKKPQESKAPWDYYKLRATIPAEQAFRPLADGGCELVKK, encoded by the coding sequence ATGTCGAAACGCAAGTGGGGTGTGGGGGTCGCGGTAGCGCTGCTGGCGCTGCCGGCCGCGGCGCAGATGTCCGGCGGCGTGATCAAAATCGGTGTGCTGAACGACCAGTCCGGGACGTATGCCGACCTGACCGGGCAGGGCTCGGTGGTGGCCGCGCGCATGGCGGTGGAGGATTTCGGCGCGGCCAAGAAGGGCATGAAGGTCGAGGTCGTGTTCGCCGATCACCTGAACAAGCCCGACGTGGGCTCGCAGATCGCCCGGCGCTGGTACGACGCCGAGGGCGTGGATGCGATCTTCGACGTTCCGACATCCAGCGTGGCGCTGGCGGTGAACCAGCTCACGCGCGAGAAAGGCAAGGCCTTCATCGTCTCGGGCGCGGCCAGCTCGGACCTGACCGGCAAGGCTTGCTCGCCGAATACGATCCACTGGACCTACGACACCTGGGCGCTCGCCAACGGCACCGCCAATGCCATCGTCAAGACCGGCGGCAACACCTGGTTCTTCCTCACCGCCGATTACGCGTTCGGCCATGCGCTCGAGCGCGACGTCGAAGCGGTGGTGGTCAAGAACGGCGGCAAGGTGCTGGGCAGGGTTCGCCACCCCTTCCCCGGCACCGATTTTTCGTCGTTCCTGCTGCAGGCACAGGCGTCCAAGGCAAAGATCATCGGGCTCGCCAACGCCGGCGGCGACACCATCAACTCGATCAAGCAGGCCGCCGAGTTCGGCATCGTCAAGGGCGGGCAGAACCTGGCCGGCCTGCTCGTGTTCATCACCGACGTTCACGCCCTCGGTCTCAACACCGCGCAGGGCCTGATCTTCACCGAGACCTTCTACTGGGACATGAACGAGCAGACACGCGCGTTCACCAAGCGCTTCGCGCCGCAGGTGCGCGGCATTCATCCGAGCATGGTCCACGCGGGCGTTTATTCCGGCGTGCTGCACTACCTGAAGGCCGTCGAGGCGCTGAAGTCCGACGACGGCACCAAGGTGATCGCGAAGATGAAGGAAATGCCGACCGACGATCCGTTGTTCGGCAAGGGCAGCATCCGGGCCGACGGGCGCAAGATTCATCCGGCATATCTGTTCGAGGTGAAGAAGCCTCAAGAGTCGAAAGCACCCTGGGATTACTACAAGCTGCGCGCCACGATTCCGGCCGAGCAGGCGTTCCGGCCGCTGGCCGATGGGGGATGCGAGCTGGTCAAGAAGTAG
- a CDS encoding electron transfer flavoprotein subunit beta/FixA family protein, which translates to MKVLVGVKRVVDANIKVRVKSDGSGVDTANVKMAMNPFCEIAVEQAVRMKEAGSVSEIVAVSIGGPQCQETLRTALAMGADRAILVETSEEVQPLAVAKVFKALCEKEQPGLVILGKQAIDDDNNQSGQMLSALLGWPQATFISKIEISGEQAQITREIDGGLEQLTAKLPLVATTDLRLNEPRYVTLPNIMKAKKKPLENIKPDQLGVDMAPRLKTVTVAEPPKRSAGVKVADVAELVDKLKNEVRVI; encoded by the coding sequence ATGAAAGTTCTGGTCGGAGTCAAGCGCGTCGTGGACGCGAACATCAAGGTGCGGGTCAAGAGCGACGGCAGCGGCGTCGACACGGCCAACGTCAAGATGGCGATGAATCCGTTCTGCGAAATCGCGGTGGAGCAGGCTGTGCGCATGAAGGAAGCCGGCAGCGTGAGCGAGATCGTCGCGGTGTCGATCGGTGGACCGCAATGCCAGGAAACGCTGCGCACCGCGCTCGCGATGGGCGCGGATCGTGCGATCCTGGTCGAGACCAGCGAGGAAGTCCAGCCGCTTGCGGTGGCCAAGGTGTTCAAGGCGCTGTGCGAAAAGGAACAGCCGGGGCTGGTGATTCTCGGCAAGCAGGCGATCGACGACGACAACAACCAGTCGGGCCAGATGCTGAGCGCGCTGCTCGGCTGGCCGCAGGCCACCTTCATCTCCAAGATCGAAATCTCGGGCGAGCAGGCGCAGATCACGCGCGAGATCGACGGTGGTCTGGAGCAGCTCACCGCGAAGCTGCCCTTGGTGGCGACTACGGACTTGCGTCTGAACGAGCCGCGCTACGTGACGCTGCCGAACATCATGAAGGCGAAGAAGAAGCCGCTGGAGAACATCAAGCCCGACCAGCTCGGTGTGGACATGGCGCCACGGCTGAAGACCGTCACGGTCGCCGAGCCTCCCAAGCGCTCCGCCGGCGTCAAGGTGGCCGATGTCGCCGAGCTGGTGGACAAGCTCAAGAACGAAGTCCGCGTCATCTGA
- a CDS encoding tripartite tricarboxylate transporter substrate binding protein, translating to MGLSLLALIASAFGSTASAQSWPARPIRYIVPFPPGGGTDTSARLMAPTLSSELGQQVVIENRPGAGGMIGVEQAAKAAPDGYTMVQATVGQVSINPNLLRKLAFDPDKDLAPVALTGDLFNVLVVHPALPVRSVLDLVALARKRPGELNFSSSGVGVPDHLAGELFQIMTGTKMVHVPYKGGPLAMADLVAGNVQLMFATVASSIGMVKANKLRPIAITNGKRFPGMPQLPIIGEAGIPGFAVDNWTGVFVPAGTPKEIITRLNAGFTKAVGVPATRTRLLDSGIGVASSTPEQFATFIQKETAKWKKVIADANVRID from the coding sequence ATTGGCCTCAGTCTACTGGCGCTGATCGCCTCCGCCTTCGGCTCGACGGCAAGCGCGCAATCATGGCCCGCTCGACCGATCCGCTACATCGTTCCGTTTCCGCCGGGCGGCGGCACCGACACGTCCGCCCGCTTGATGGCGCCCACCCTTTCGTCCGAGCTCGGCCAGCAGGTCGTGATCGAGAATCGGCCCGGCGCCGGCGGCATGATCGGCGTCGAACAGGCAGCCAAGGCCGCCCCCGACGGCTACACCATGGTGCAGGCGACCGTCGGCCAGGTCTCGATCAATCCCAACCTGCTGCGCAAGCTCGCCTTCGACCCGGACAAGGACCTGGCGCCGGTGGCGCTCACGGGCGATCTGTTCAATGTGCTGGTGGTGCATCCGGCGCTGCCGGTGCGCTCGGTGCTCGACCTCGTCGCGCTGGCACGCAAACGCCCGGGAGAGCTCAACTTCAGCTCGTCCGGCGTCGGCGTGCCCGATCACCTCGCGGGCGAGTTGTTCCAGATCATGACCGGGACGAAAATGGTCCATGTCCCCTATAAGGGCGGACCGCTCGCCATGGCCGACCTGGTTGCGGGCAACGTGCAACTGATGTTCGCCACGGTCGCTTCCTCGATCGGCATGGTGAAAGCCAACAAACTGCGGCCGATCGCGATCACCAACGGCAAGCGCTTTCCGGGGATGCCGCAACTGCCGATCATCGGCGAGGCCGGCATTCCGGGATTCGCCGTCGACAACTGGACCGGCGTGTTCGTGCCGGCCGGCACGCCGAAGGAAATCATCACGCGCCTGAACGCAGGCTTCACCAAGGCGGTTGGCGTTCCCGCAACGCGCACCCGGCTGCTCGATTCGGGAATCGGGGTCGCGTCCAGCACACCGGAGCAATTCGCGACCTTCATCCAGAAGGAGACCGCGAAATGGAAGAAGGTGATCGCGGACGCAAATGTGCGGATTGATTGA
- a CDS encoding ATP-binding cassette domain-containing protein: protein MPEAGDEIILRTQALTKEFKGFVAVSNVELAVRRGTIHALIGPNGAGKTTVFNLISQFLQPSSGRIYYAGRDITGTSPAQVARLGLVRSFQISAVFPHMSVLENVRIALQRARGTSFDFWRSER, encoded by the coding sequence ATGCCCGAGGCGGGCGACGAGATCATCCTGCGCACGCAGGCGCTCACCAAGGAGTTCAAGGGTTTCGTCGCGGTATCGAACGTCGAGCTCGCGGTGCGCCGAGGCACGATCCACGCTTTGATCGGGCCGAACGGTGCCGGCAAGACCACCGTCTTCAATCTCATCAGCCAGTTCCTCCAGCCCTCCAGCGGCCGGATCTACTACGCCGGCCGCGACATCACCGGCACGAGCCCCGCGCAGGTCGCGCGCTTGGGGCTGGTGCGCTCCTTTCAGATCTCCGCGGTTTTTCCGCACATGTCGGTGCTCGAGAACGTGCGCATCGCGCTCCAGCGTGCACGCGGCACGTCCTTCGACTTCTGGCGCTCCGAGCG
- a CDS encoding long-chain-fatty-acid--CoA ligase: protein MLSSLRSIDPYVFFLDDLHRARSSVPCLTGLRPERDICIITRRGRARFARGTEPACHGRDAVAAAAKANDGENLLEARRRAGLTSLAIIARPGPRGISVQCCLRQLAGSIGRRVRCAQTCQGRKDRKVSNPFDDRLGKNPANFVALSPLSFLARSAEVYPDKIALIHGALRQTWAQTYARCCRLASALARSGIGVGDTVAVLAPNTPAMYEAHFGVPMSGAVLNTINIRLDAATIGFILAHGGAKVLLVDSEFAAVAAEAVGRCERPPHVIDIDDPIYDGEGPRIGEVDYEALLATGDPTHRWELPRDEWQAIALNYTSGTTGNPKGVVIHHRGAYLNSFGNAVASVMGPDSVYLWTLPMFHCNGWSFTWTMALLGGTNVCLRRVETRAIFEAIKQHRVTHLCGAPIVLNMMVNAPEAERSLVDHPLEAMTGGAAPPAAVIARMEEMGIAVTHLYGLTETYGPTVACAWHDEWNSLPLAERAKLKSRAGVRKAIMEEVTVLDPETLQPVPRDGETLGEVVMRGNVVMRGYLKNPRATEESFAGGWYHTGDLGVIHPDGYIQIKDRSKDIIISGGENISSIELEDTLYQHPAILEAAVVARPDAHWGETPCAFIALKPEASATEADIIAFCREHLAGFKVPKTVVFGPLPKTATGKVQKYVLRERARGAGGVERRE from the coding sequence ATGCTCTCCTCCTTGAGGTCGATCGATCCGTACGTTTTCTTTCTGGATGACCTCCATCGCGCTCGATCCAGCGTTCCGTGTCTGACCGGTCTGCGTCCGGAGCGAGACATCTGCATTATCACTCGGCGGGGGCGCGCGCGTTTCGCCCGCGGCACAGAGCCTGCTTGCCATGGTCGAGACGCCGTTGCAGCCGCCGCGAAAGCGAACGATGGCGAGAACCTTCTTGAAGCACGGCGTCGCGCGGGCTTAACATCGCTTGCAATCATTGCCCGTCCCGGGCCCCGCGGCATATCCGTCCAGTGCTGCCTGCGGCAGCTGGCGGGTTCGATCGGAAGACGCGTCCGGTGCGCGCAGACATGCCAGGGGCGCAAGGACAGAAAAGTGTCGAATCCCTTCGATGACCGGCTCGGAAAGAATCCGGCCAATTTCGTCGCGCTGTCCCCGCTCAGCTTTCTTGCGCGCTCGGCCGAGGTCTATCCCGACAAGATCGCGCTCATCCACGGCGCACTGCGCCAGACCTGGGCGCAGACGTACGCACGTTGCTGCCGGTTGGCATCGGCATTGGCACGAAGCGGGATCGGGGTCGGAGATACCGTGGCCGTGCTGGCGCCGAACACGCCGGCGATGTACGAAGCGCATTTCGGCGTGCCGATGAGCGGGGCGGTGCTCAACACCATCAACATCCGGCTCGATGCGGCGACGATCGGCTTCATCCTGGCCCATGGCGGCGCCAAGGTTTTGCTCGTCGACAGCGAGTTCGCCGCGGTGGCAGCCGAGGCCGTTGGTCGCTGCGAGCGCCCACCGCACGTGATCGACATCGACGATCCGATCTACGACGGCGAAGGCCCGCGCATCGGCGAGGTGGACTACGAAGCCTTGCTCGCCACCGGCGACCCTACGCATCGCTGGGAACTACCGCGCGACGAATGGCAGGCGATCGCGCTCAACTACACCTCGGGCACGACCGGCAATCCCAAGGGTGTCGTGATCCATCACCGCGGCGCCTATCTCAATTCCTTCGGCAATGCAGTCGCTTCGGTCATGGGTCCGGATTCGGTGTACCTCTGGACGCTGCCGATGTTCCACTGCAACGGCTGGTCGTTCACCTGGACCATGGCGCTGCTGGGCGGCACGAACGTGTGCCTGCGCCGAGTGGAAACCCGCGCAATATTCGAGGCAATCAAGCAGCACCGCGTGACTCACCTGTGCGGCGCGCCGATCGTGCTCAACATGATGGTCAACGCCCCGGAGGCCGAGCGCTCGCTGGTCGACCATCCGCTCGAGGCGATGACCGGCGGCGCCGCGCCGCCCGCGGCCGTGATCGCGCGCATGGAAGAAATGGGTATCGCGGTCACGCATCTCTACGGCCTGACCGAAACTTACGGGCCGACTGTGGCGTGCGCCTGGCACGACGAGTGGAATTCGCTTCCACTCGCGGAGCGAGCGAAGCTCAAGAGCCGGGCTGGCGTACGCAAGGCCATCATGGAAGAAGTGACGGTGCTCGACCCGGAAACGCTGCAACCGGTGCCGCGCGACGGCGAGACTCTGGGCGAAGTCGTGATGCGCGGCAATGTCGTGATGCGCGGCTACCTGAAGAATCCGCGTGCAACCGAAGAAAGCTTCGCCGGCGGCTGGTATCACACCGGCGACCTTGGCGTGATCCATCCCGACGGTTACATCCAGATCAAGGATCGCTCCAAGGACATCATCATTTCCGGCGGCGAGAACATCTCCTCGATCGAGCTCGAGGACACGCTCTATCAGCACCCGGCGATACTGGAAGCTGCCGTGGTGGCGCGGCCCGACGCGCATTGGGGCGAGACGCCATGCGCGTTCATCGCTTTGAAGCCCGAGGCCAGCGCAACCGAAGCGGACATCATTGCGTTCTGCCGCGAGCATCTGGCCGGGTTCAAGGTGCCGAAGACCGTGGTGTTCGGGCCGCTGCCGAAGACCGCTACCGGCAAAGTGCAGAAGTACGTGCTGCGCGAGCGGGCGCGCGGCGCCGGTGGGGTCGAGCGCCGGGAGTAG